The proteins below come from a single Vicugna pacos unplaced genomic scaffold, VicPac4 SAC-SAT, whole genome shotgun sequence genomic window:
- the LOC140685391 gene encoding junction-mediating and -regulatory protein-like, whose protein sequence is MAQRQRSGTSGQVYLGHDLDTCGWKILSQEFFTETHDREYYEPLASCSRRARKRIQEGQVDQDRQKTQPEEAQKEKRRELGPLPPLLCRC, encoded by the exons ATGGCCCAGAGGCAGAGGAGCGGCACCAGCGGTCAG GTCTACTTGGGCCACGACCTGGACACCTGTGGCTGGAAGATCCTCTCCCAAGAATTCTTCACGGAAACCCACGACCGGGAGTATTATGAACCCTTAGCGAGCTGCAGCAGAAGGGCCAGGAAGCGCATCCAGGAG GGACAAGTGGACCAGGACCGGCAGAAGACCCAGCCTGAAGaggcccagaaagagaagaggagggaattgGGGCCGCTGCCTCCTTTGCTCTGTCGGTGTTGA